The genomic DNA GAGATTGTTAAGATGCGTTTACTCAAATCAgtgtaattgatataattaattgtgttcGGCAAGACTTCATCGGCTATTAATGTTGAGAGTgtcaaattttcgaaatacgGTTTTTGGAaagtttgatttaatttgtcaAAGAAAGCAGTCTGCGTAATACTTTGCTTTAGAGTATCAAAAGATAAGTTATCAATGATACATGatctaataaagaataatacttTGTTTAGGCAAGCAGAAGCAACATTTTGTTCGCCGATTATATAATCTTCTAACTTCTTTAACATGCCAAAAGTTACATTTCCCAACATGACAtttgtcgatatttttttcaaatctaaaataaataaaataatattataaaaataaaattgtaataaaacaagtatttttataagtgtttttattttataaatatattattgcagaaataaaataaaaaataaagcattaaaaaaaaacatatttgttttttatattatgtataagaaaaaatgtatgtatatgtacatgtatatttaatttttttatgcatgcagttaataattataaataatgtttattaactTCAATTAATACTTACAGGGAAACTTTTGATCGGTATTTAGCGTCACAAATTCTGAGAATAagtgattattaatttgtccggatttaattattgcgttagtttctatataaatgtcattcatgaattttttatttccagttattaatgcattttctTCAGTTTTCAACAAAAGATCATCAAAATCTGACCACATTTTAGCATTAATTGAATCTTGGAGTACAATATTTCCCATCACAATCAGATTTTCAAAGATAACATCTGATGAAAGCGTATCAGTTTCATTGAGCAACTCTTCTATGTTACTTATGTCAATACCCGTTATATTGCCGTCAATCTAAAATTGTGACATAATGTCTTTATACTTaattgcgaaatatatttatcaaatcatACCTGAAAAGTTCCACCAATCTCCAGATTCTCAAAAGTAATTTCATGCTCAATGGTTTCAAGTCTGCTAAGAATAATGAAATCAtcaatacttatattatttattgtattaatgttCAATAAATGTGTTGTAGACAGGTTGGCAAAATCTTTTTCACCCGTAACAttgatagaatatttattattagttagaACGTAATCTTCTGGGTATCGTAAataattcagattttttaCATAGACCTCATCGGCGATAAGCTgctgaaagaaattattttttattaaagaaaaagttgtaaaaatttgattatggTATACAGACCGTTTAATAAATCGTCATAAATCATAAACAAGCATtgatttttcgcaaaaagaaaaataagatattgtataaaataaatcgctatttttattaattatatttaaaaaatattactgttTCTTAAAAAGCTATTTTGCTTGAAAACTATAACTtgaagcataaaaataaaaaattttataataaaattttaaaaaaagaaactcaataatatatgttgTTAAAGTAACAAcactctaaataaaaaaaaaagaatttatgattGTTTGTAATTATTGCCTTACCCCTTCCACAATTGTTTCTCCAGGAATAAGTATTGATTCATTTTTCCATACTATACTTTGCATTAGATTCTTCCATTCAACGTTATTTATCTCGGAAAAGTTTAAGTGTCCATTGATTTCTAATCGTTtcaatttcgaaaaatcagtattgttataatttttaattgtagtaTCGAAAACAATTTCTTCCAATGGGACGCCATTCAAAGAGAGAACCGTCAAGTTATTAGTATCaatggaaagaaaatatttttggccGTCAATAACAGAAGCGTGATTTACAATATTGTTTGTTGCGGACGAAGTTGAAGCGTTGTTTACAAAAGCAGCAGTTATATTTTTCGCATGCAGAGTTCCAGTCActagaaaatttctattcaaTTCAATATCCGAGGATAAATTAATTGTCGTCGAATTAgttgtatttttcaaatccaGTAAGATTTGATTAAGCTTCGTTTCAAGTTCTTCTAGTTTCTTTAAACTTGATGTCACATTTGACAACATGTCTTCCATTTCTAAATCGATTAAACCGACTTTGACAGCGCcataatttacatttctttctaTTGTAGCATTCGACGCATCCACTTCTGAAAAATTCCAAAATCCTGATAtggaatttttaaagtaactCTGATTCAAGTGTGCTTCTGTCTCGTCAAAGACGACTTCCTGTTTTCGAAAAATCTcctgaaaacattttaatttacaaaaattttaaattataaaatttttcaataaaaatgatatttgaaataaacatttataattatgtatgaaatatataattatacataaatataatacataattatataaaatatatataaaaaaaaaaattattcaaacctCCAACAGAGCTCGTGTCTTTAACATGCTTTTCGTCTCCCTATGAATAGGATGTTCTAATTCACCTAAGGCTACTTCTATACGTACAAGTACATTTGCGTGGATGAATCCAACTTTTGGAATAATGATGATTTTTGACagatcaaaattattcaaaatttgattagGTAAAACTACTGTCTTAAAGTTTAATCCTTGCCAAGCCAAAGCAATTACTGACAAGTTTTTAAGTTGAACCAATAACAATGACTCATCCCGATATGTGCTCAGTGGTATAGTGGTAATCCAAGCAATTTCAGTAGTGTCTGTGAAACAAAtactattaaatgtttttaaaaaaattacattttaattaaaaattatcataatattaccaTTAAAATGTAGATCCGTTTCAATATTATCTTGAAACTCGTTCTCGGAAAAGCGAAATAAACGCATTTCCTTTCCACCAATTGCTAGATATTCGATGTAACCACTCTCGAAGCAGATAAAGTTTGTGAGCTTGTTAGACTTAATAGTTTCAAACTTTTCAAGTTGGCATAATTCATgttcaatttttgatttatataaaataatgctgtCAATTCCTTGAAAGCCCAACAAGGAGCGTCCGTAAATCGAACAGATTTGAATATCAAATGCTTTTGGAACAAATAACCGCCGACAAAGCCtgcacaatataaatttattagaaaatgtgctgtatttataattaaatcatcattttgcacattaaaaaatagaattttaatatacataaagcaTTTATctgtacataaataataaatgaaaaataatattaattttttttaaaaagaaatcacaaaaatgtctctctttaaaatttttatatagaaacattctaacaaaaaaagtattaaaatttataggcataaaaatattattaaaattatttaataatctattttaagcattattctttttatgtgTTTCTgctataaagttttttttgtatgtcgACATATGTTTTGCAAAGAAGTCTATCGTTGTAAATCTTAAAGAGTTATATAGCGTCttgtataatacaatattatgaaatgtaaaaacaGAAAcagtatgtaaatatatataaataattacacaattacCATATATCAATGCGATGACTATTATAATCAACATTGAAACCATAAATATCGATTAACGATTGTCCTTCGGGATATACATCATTGTCAAGTAACAATAATTCATGTTGATTTTCTTCTTGCATGAATTCCATGTCTTGATATTGTTTTTGTACGGGCCATGTCGAATATAACGTATACGTATTTCCAAAGATTCTATACCAGTATAAGTAATAGCTTTGTTGGAGTTCAACCATTAGAACtaccattaaattattaacgtgattttcattaaatgttttttcggtatttaaattaagaactttaaattttaatatatgtccTTCagttattatgtttatagtatgtttaattaataaatcatcaaGATCAATCTCGTAGAAGGACAATGTTGAATTTTCAGCACTAATAAAGTGAGAGGTTTCCGTTTGTAAAAATTGCCAATTAACGTTATCGggcatattaaatttgtgcaatgaaatatttgtcacaataatttctgaaaataagaGAACATTCTTCTAGATTACTGATATAAACAACCagcgtaaaagaaaattagatttatttgcacaataaaacaataaatattgcatattattctatataaaaaaaattaaatttttaatactaatttaataacacattTGTTAATCACCTTCTCGATTTCCAGCTCCAGTGCCAAATTCATATTCCTGCCAAATTGACGTTGCATCTTCGTGATTCCGTGCTCGACGAAATGATCTTGTATTAACCAGTATTTCATCCAATGTTTTAGACATTTCTTCGATATCCTGACATTTTGTGTTATTCACAAAAATCCACAGAAAGAGGAAACATACGATAAGATCTTTACTCTGTAACATTCTGAATGTCTACTGAGAGACTTGTCTGTGAAATTCTTTCATGATTGATATCTTGTAAATATCCTTATACGACCCataatgttttgattattcattCAGCTAATGCTGACAACTAAAATCCAATATTCTTAAGTTTATCTAGCTAAacgtttaatttcaaaattaaataagatattttattttctagcttgtctaaactgtaattttttattaataattatatatttcctcttaaatcataatttcattaataacatagtctaataaaaacaaatataagattatatatttgcagttaaaattgtaaaaaaaagagttatttaatattatataataagatctttagttaattatgtatactatatacagtatatataagtacatatataaaattaatcatacatgattataaaactatttaataaattttcaataatataattagcaattttttcgcaatagcaattcttttaaaaataattaatataaaatatttttaaataaaaatatttaacaattaaagtaaatttatttataatttattatttttttctacagtcttatgtatgttgtatatacaaagagtttaaataaaatagacatACTTGTGTAgacattataaatgatttttctaaattctcCTGTCTTCTGGGTATCGTATATTGTCATATGATATTTCAGCTGATTTAAATCAGACACAAATCAAACAGagacacaaataaaaatcattataaaataagatttgaaaaattgtcagcaaagtatacaatttttaaattataataattttaataaaaaagaaagcataaattaaaagaaacattaaatgggacaatataaaaaaatataggtttaacttttttaacaatacacaaaatatattaaatattgaaaagtattgctgaattatattaagtatcaaatattatataacaacgaaaataagagaatacgtatatacatatattaaattttttaagcctCAAAAATATGAGTACAAATATCAGAATCTGATGGATTAGATTAACATTTACatcaatataatgtttataataaaattgttctttAGAAATTACGGTATTTTGACTGGTAAAAATCTTGTCCTATCGCCAACTTTCGGTTGGAATCTTAGATTCACTTTTTCGCTGTCGTCATCACCGACTTCGAGAAAGGTATTCCAATCtacgagaaaatataaaccGCTTCTTCGCTTAGTTGGTAAAACGGGATCTGGTGCACGAGTGGTACCACCAAAGGATTCCTCTAATGCCAGAAGATTTGCATTTGTAGATGTCGATGACATTGGAACGGGTGATATCAATGTATCCAGAAAAGCTGATCCATTCTTCGCGGAATCTGGAGCTATCGACGTGGTCATCGTCGTCGAGGAAACATCTATAGATTCTGCCGACAAGATCCGTGATAAAATGCTGTTTGACATTTCGcgcattttatattgcaagtgATTTTGACATgccacataataaaaataaatatatgaaaaacgaTTAGAAGCACATAAATCTTGCGACTGCCAATATAAATCTGAGaaatacaaacaaaatttaaaaaaaaattgatgacgctaaaagcataaaatattgatgagAATATCACATTTGTAGAAAACATTAGTAATAGCAAtcctaaaaaaaatctttctaaatataatataatttaaatagtttttccAACTGATTATGTGCTATCAGTTTATGAAAGACTCAAAATAAATTAGGattcctttctttcttgtaAAGCGTATTTTATacgatgtataattaaaagaaaattttgcataaaatgacagtaaaattaaaaattacaaataatatataagatttcaaGAGAGTGACTTTCgacttttgtaattaaaatatgagaacTTTTTACTATGGTTTCTccatatttattgcattaaagtttttgaaaaaaaacaaactgtGCGCACATGTATGTGCGTATTTCAAGAGTgaagtaaaagtaaaaaaacttttgtttaattattaatcatgaaTAGCACTGATGATAAAATCATCTGAATCACGAGCCGATTCGTGTATAATCACATGTATCCAGCACATGCAatagcatttataatttacattacttCGAAGGCAAGAAATGTAGGATGAAAGTTACATACTTAGCTGAcagtaatatatgtacatatatgcgcATAAGAAAAAGTTGGCGTGCAAAAAACTGTTGTGAAAATCATCgtttagagaaaaaatgcatgccaaaataaatcaaattttatctggcattacattataatatcatttcatttaatccttattttattatagggacatcgtaatttaattttgattacttGAATAAACTTTACTCAAGTCTATTATTCAATGAAAGTAAAGCACAACATGAACGattcattttacaaattaatttacaattctttttatatacggttaagtattttaaaaatatatattatattatcaaaacttATTGTATCATTaagattgtaaatttttggtcaatttaaaatatataaataatggaataaaacaaacaattaaataaatcttaacaattaaacaattaaataaattattgtacagCTAACAATaacttaattaaagtaatgttATTAACTCACTTCTATCTATCCCATCTAAAttacgcaaaaataaattaaatattcaattaatttatatcatgttgatattatagatatttctgCTATcattctgtaaaattttttcctcgTAATATAGAATTAGATTTAAGCacttataaataagatataaagcgaaaattgaaatagaagCGGAAGAAGAAGACATGCTGAGAGAGATGTAGGAgagatgcaaaatataaaaatagcaacCCTCCAGAATAAGTCTATTTAACCAGAAGATTGTCTAAACATATTCCccatattaattaacatgcgGCTGATCCTTGTCACACCTTGCATAATCCGTTTAACCCAAGAAGTGCCCAAAACGGATACCATAAATCTTTCTATACCGGTAGTTGTTGTCGTGGTCTTCGCGAAATCTTCATCGCCAATAGTGGTTGTCTCAACAGTTTCTTCCGAGTTTTGTCTTTTCACTTCATTCTTTAAGtcttcattataaattttaataatctcttcTATATGTAACGGATCTGGACCTTCTCTTAAAGTTTTCGTGTTTACGAGTAGATCATCAGCTGCTTTTTTCACATCCTCCGCACTTGTCTTCCCCTCTTGAACCAATTTATTGACAATGTCCAATAGCTCGTTGATTTTCATTCTCTGTTTCTCATCCTTTACTTGGACCTCGTGAGGTTTAAACACGTGGACCTTGGTTGTGTTTTTCGGTTCTATATCTTCTATTTTTGGTGCTGTTTTTACCTTGCGAGAGATGAGACCTATGTTTTCCAAAATTTGCCTCATGTTACTTGGAACAGCCTCAATCAACGATGGCCGTTCCGTC from Cataglyphis hispanica isolate Lineage 1 chromosome 21, ULB_Chis1_1.0, whole genome shotgun sequence includes the following:
- the LOC126857306 gene encoding uncharacterized protein LOC126857306 isoform X1, with amino-acid sequence MLQSKDLIVCFLFLWIFVNNTKCQDIEEMSKTLDEILVNTRSFRRARNHEDATSIWQEYEFGTGAGNREEIIVTNISLHKFNMPDNVNWQFLQTETSHFISAENSTLSFYEIDLDDLLIKHTINIITEGHILKFKVLNLNTEKTFNENHVNNLMVVLMVELQQSYYLYWYRIFGNTYTLYSTWPVQKQYQDMEFMQEENQHELLLLDNDVYPEGQSLIDIYGFNVDYNSHRIDIWLCRRLFVPKAFDIQICSIYGRSLLGFQGIDSIILYKSKIEHELCQLEKFETIKSNKLTNFICFESGYIEYLAIGGKEMRLFRFSENEFQDNIETDLHFNDTTEIAWITTIPLSTYRDESLLLVQLKNLSVIALAWQGLNFKTVVLPNQILNNFDLSKIIIIPKVGFIHANVLVRIEVALGELEHPIHRETKSMLKTRALLEEIFRKQEVVFDETEAHLNQSYFKNSISGFWNFSEVDASNATIERNVNYGAVKVGLIDLEMEDMLSNVTSSLKKLEELETKLNQILLDLKNTTNSTTINLSSDIELNRNFLVTGTLHAKNITAAFVNNASTSSATNNIVNHASVIDGQKYFLSIDTNNLTVLSLNGVPLEEIVFDTTIKNYNNTDFSKLKRLEINGHLNFSEINNVEWKNLMQSIVWKNESILIPGETIVEGQLIADEVYVKNLNYLRYPEDYVLTNNKYSINVTGEKDFANLSTTHLLNINTINNISIDDFIILSRLETIEHEITFENLEIGGTFQIDGNITGIDISNIEELLNETDTLSSDVIFENLIVMGNIVLQDSINAKMWSDFDDLLLKTEENALITGNKKFMNDIYIETNAIIKSGQINNHLFSEFVTLNTDQKFPYLKKISTNVMLGNVTFGMLKKLEDYIIGEQNVASACLNKVLFFIRSCIIDNLSFDTLKQSITQTAFFDKLNQTFQKPYFENLTLSTLIADEVLPNTINYINYTDLSKRILTISTQQNLTGTLIIDNLETNVLNAEIINGMPLNKLNRLLALYDDIFNGNASIKSLRVTGMLTASLINENDIVNVYKKDGMGTVIFNENISIKNLTVIGFVNGLNLSKFVIDAVQKADRNVTFTGYKTFENVTCEFLKTRFINGHFVENILDPNKEQILKGPVVINGWVTVLKNFNTSGRIGNVFLHDFTNRFKSLGNNSYVLRGNFYFNEITSITRLNTNGSIQRSMFDSFLERVIFKNDANITVSGSKIFKSSITFNSAFIIDGSLNNFDLNTFHKNAVYIDKPFSINIKVTFKEDVYIQKALVVKTELQSKTIMEVDMKDLQENIIALNKLSYFSERIALDNATFQASVKVEQVNDLKMDMLIPLHTKQSIMIDRLYCANATVKNIQISGHINNYYLEDIYTNTFLIHGNQNISGHIKIRGNVYTYHDFNAYLINNFNPKQIISLIANDTLTGNFMFKTPVVLDKSLRILGLLNGINLINWQGVAIKTTNKAKQIISGKWKIYGNIHFEENIDGSEFLNGINVTEISTAYSQEHPQIDHVIDETHMDLNNLCALHLDMLKCNAVNQIYKFNTFDYLKIQEFEGDIHDIRTIELDNFDYILVNYDTCRMKLILYTQTDFQVIDEVSDFGLIDKWIFFKSNRPLYLLTIAKRTCGKSLNNIWKLENNRLMHVLELGNVSDIMDLYQDVFVAMTNENLESTPEKIQSDILKTLILYKNENKKLNLISNTDSMISVNQSLIYELQGKSSNDTHVKACLDCNSMLSFRVGIYKEEEYIYYDKEVSQDYIFLFKNDISQTKILQTIRARLPKSFLILNFEGLVETLFIFVENNDTIKIYEYRGIEGFVPKNVIKIKVDKLYHFKIRKHTNLEKKHCLAVIYKNRLTILEARMYGEKLDLRNLAKNVCYTNTNEFKKCH
- the LOC126857306 gene encoding uncharacterized protein LOC126857306 isoform X2, whose translation is MLQSKDLIVCFLFLWIFVNNTKCQDIEEMSKTLDEILVNTRSFRRARNHEDATSIWQEYEFGTGAGNREEIIVTNISLHKFNMPDNVNWQFLQTETSHFISAENSTLSFYEIDLDDLLIKHTINIITEGHILKFKVLNLNTEKTFNENHVNNLMVVLMVELQQSYYLYWYRIFGNTYTLYSTWPVQKQYQDMEFMQEENQHELLLLDNDVYPEGQSLIDIYGFNVDYNSHRIDIWLCRRLFVPKAFDIQICSIYGRSLLGFQGIDSIILYKSKIEHELCQLEKFETIKSNKLTNFICFESGYIEYLAIGGKEMRLFRFSENEFQDNIETDLHFNDTTEIAWITTIPLSTYRDESLLLVQLKNLSVIALAWQGLNFKTVVLPNQILNNFDLSKIIIIPKVGFIHANVLVRIEVALGELEHPIHRETKSMLKTRALLEEIFRKQEVVFDETEAHLNQSYFKNSISGFWNFSEVDASNATIERNVNYGAVKVGLIDLEMEDMLSNVTSSLKKLEELETKLNQILLDLKNTTNSTTINLSSDIELNRNFLVTGTLHAKNITAAFVNNASTSSATNNIVNHASVIDGQKYFLSIDTNNLTVLSLNGVPLEEIVFDTTIKNYNNTDFSKLKRLEINGHLNFSEINNVEWKNLMQSIVWKNESILIPGETIVEGLIADEVYVKNLNYLRYPEDYVLTNNKYSINVTGEKDFANLSTTHLLNINTINNISIDDFIILSRLETIEHEITFENLEIGGTFQIDGNITGIDISNIEELLNETDTLSSDVIFENLIVMGNIVLQDSINAKMWSDFDDLLLKTEENALITGNKKFMNDIYIETNAIIKSGQINNHLFSEFVTLNTDQKFPYLKKISTNVMLGNVTFGMLKKLEDYIIGEQNVASACLNKVLFFIRSCIIDNLSFDTLKQSITQTAFFDKLNQTFQKPYFENLTLSTLIADEVLPNTINYINYTDLSKRILTISTQQNLTGTLIIDNLETNVLNAEIINGMPLNKLNRLLALYDDIFNGNASIKSLRVTGMLTASLINENDIVNVYKKDGMGTVIFNENISIKNLTVIGFVNGLNLSKFVIDAVQKADRNVTFTGYKTFENVTCEFLKTRFINGHFVENILDPNKEQILKGPVVINGWVTVLKNFNTSGRIGNVFLHDFTNRFKSLGNNSYVLRGNFYFNEITSITRLNTNGSIQRSMFDSFLERVIFKNDANITVSGSKIFKSSITFNSAFIIDGSLNNFDLNTFHKNAVYIDKPFSINIKVTFKEDVYIQKALVVKTELQSKTIMEVDMKDLQENIIALNKLSYFSERIALDNATFQASVKVEQVNDLKMDMLIPLHTKQSIMIDRLYCANATVKNIQISGHINNYYLEDIYTNTFLIHGNQNISGHIKIRGNVYTYHDFNAYLINNFNPKQIISLIANDTLTGNFMFKTPVVLDKSLRILGLLNGINLINWQGVAIKTTNKAKQIISGKWKIYGNIHFEENIDGSEFLNGINVTEISTAYSQEHPQIDHVIDETHMDLNNLCALHLDMLKCNAVNQIYKFNTFDYLKIQEFEGDIHDIRTIELDNFDYILVNYDTCRMKLILYTQTDFQVIDEVSDFGLIDKWIFFKSNRPLYLLTIAKRTCGKSLNNIWKLENNRLMHVLELGNVSDIMDLYQDVFVAMTNENLESTPEKIQSDILKTLILYKNENKKLNLISNTDSMISVNQSLIYELQGKSSNDTHVKACLDCNSMLSFRVGIYKEEEYIYYDKEVSQDYIFLFKNDISQTKILQTIRARLPKSFLILNFEGLVETLFIFVENNDTIKIYEYRGIEGFVPKNVIKIKVDKLYHFKIRKHTNLEKKHCLAVIYKNRLTILEARMYGEKLDLRNLAKNVCYTNTNEFKKCH